In the genome of Mucisphaera calidilacus, one region contains:
- a CDS encoding menaquinone biosynthesis family protein — translation MAEATMRRVRIGHSPDPDDAFMWYPLANFTGPSGEVHRPQIDTGGFAFEHVMEDIESLNQRSERGELEVTALSIHQFPYVADRYVLTSCGSSMGDGYGPIVVTPADREGGSRDDGAVKWLKGKRLAIPGVRTSAWLSMQLRLAEVGLSAADVDWSVVAFDEIPDRVLAGEADAGLLIHEGQLTYEKQGLRLVEDLGKWWTDSRGLPLPLGGNAIRKDLGDAVGPLCGVLLDSIEWALEHRAESVGFALQWARGMGSALADEFVGMYVNDWTLDYGERGRAAVTRFIEEGVRAGLVPDKGAVAFAEPERG, via the coding sequence TTGGCTGAGGCGACGATGCGGCGGGTTCGGATTGGTCATTCGCCTGACCCGGATGACGCATTCATGTGGTATCCGCTGGCGAACTTCACGGGTCCGAGCGGAGAGGTTCACCGGCCGCAGATTGACACGGGGGGTTTTGCGTTCGAGCACGTGATGGAGGACATCGAGTCGCTGAACCAGCGGAGCGAGCGTGGTGAGCTGGAGGTGACGGCGTTGTCGATCCATCAGTTCCCTTATGTGGCGGATCGTTATGTGCTGACGAGTTGCGGGTCGTCGATGGGTGACGGTTATGGTCCGATCGTGGTGACGCCTGCGGATCGGGAGGGTGGTTCGCGGGATGACGGGGCGGTGAAGTGGCTCAAGGGCAAGCGTCTGGCGATTCCGGGTGTGCGGACGAGTGCGTGGTTGTCGATGCAGCTGCGTCTGGCGGAGGTGGGTCTGAGTGCGGCGGACGTGGACTGGTCGGTGGTGGCGTTTGACGAGATCCCGGATCGCGTGCTGGCGGGCGAGGCGGACGCGGGGTTGTTGATTCACGAGGGTCAGTTGACGTATGAGAAGCAGGGTTTGCGTCTGGTGGAGGACCTGGGCAAGTGGTGGACCGACTCGCGTGGGCTGCCTCTTCCGCTGGGGGGCAATGCGATCCGCAAGGATCTGGGTGACGCGGTGGGTCCGTTGTGCGGGGTGTTGTTGGATTCGATCGAGTGGGCGCTGGAGCATCGGGCGGAGAGTGTGGGTTTTGCGTTGCAGTGGGCGCGGGGGATGGGCAGCGCGTTGGCGGATGAGTTTGTGGGGATGTACGTGAACGACTGGACGCTTGACTATGGCGAGCGTGGTCGCGCGGCGGTGACGCGTTTTATTGAGGAGGGGGTGAGGGCGGGCCTGGTGCCTGACAAGGGCGCGGTGGCGTTTGCGGAGCCTGAGCGGGGCTAG
- a CDS encoding dicarboxylate/amino acid:cation symporter yields MSRGFPLHWQIVVGLILGVVVGLALNSYWTASTWSGLGVEDVSLFLEGGPFEGEDPNTGAGAGAYVAGFVANLNGFVGDLFLRALRLIGPPIVFFSLIVGIASLHDLNKVGRIGTKTIVIYLSTTAVAISLGVVLANVIGPGRGFPEELRTELIAGYADSAFAKVGAASTRPTTWEVLLNLVPSNPFAALAQAKMLQIITVALLIGISLTLLPRERAKVVVDFCDVMTEVTIKVVHMVLYLAPYAVFALIAGVVADLGAEVLLSLLQYSLVVVAGLGLMMFGVYPLLVGLLAGVGYGRFFTAISPAQLLAFSSASSGATIPVTMECCEERLGASEEVTSFVVPLGATINMDGTALYLGVCAVFIAQIFGVELTLADNLVIVLTATLASIGTAAVPGAGVIMMVIVLQAVGLPLEGIAVILGVDRILDMCRTSCNVTGDCMVTAVVAASEGGLKRADEV; encoded by the coding sequence ATGTCGCGAGGTTTTCCGCTCCACTGGCAGATCGTGGTGGGTTTGATTCTGGGCGTGGTGGTGGGTCTGGCGTTGAACAGTTACTGGACGGCGTCGACGTGGTCGGGATTGGGTGTGGAGGACGTGTCGCTGTTTCTGGAGGGCGGTCCGTTTGAGGGGGAGGACCCGAACACGGGTGCGGGTGCGGGTGCTTATGTGGCGGGGTTCGTGGCGAACCTGAATGGTTTTGTGGGTGATCTGTTTCTGCGGGCGCTGCGTCTGATTGGTCCGCCGATCGTGTTTTTCAGTCTGATCGTGGGTATTGCGAGTCTGCATGATCTGAACAAGGTGGGTCGGATCGGGACGAAGACGATCGTGATTTACCTGTCGACGACGGCGGTGGCGATTTCGCTGGGCGTGGTGCTGGCGAACGTGATCGGTCCGGGGCGTGGTTTCCCGGAGGAGCTGCGTACGGAGCTGATCGCGGGGTATGCGGACTCGGCGTTCGCGAAGGTGGGAGCGGCGTCGACGCGTCCGACGACGTGGGAGGTGTTGTTGAACCTGGTGCCGTCGAACCCGTTTGCGGCACTGGCTCAGGCGAAGATGCTGCAGATCATCACGGTGGCTTTGCTGATCGGGATTTCGTTGACGCTGCTGCCTCGGGAGCGAGCGAAGGTGGTGGTGGATTTCTGTGACGTGATGACGGAGGTGACGATCAAGGTCGTGCACATGGTGTTGTATCTGGCGCCTTATGCGGTGTTCGCGTTGATTGCGGGCGTGGTGGCGGACCTGGGCGCGGAGGTGTTGCTGTCGCTGTTGCAGTATTCGCTGGTGGTGGTGGCGGGGTTGGGGTTGATGATGTTCGGGGTGTACCCGTTGCTGGTGGGCTTGTTGGCGGGTGTGGGTTATGGGCGGTTCTTCACGGCGATCAGTCCGGCGCAGCTGCTGGCGTTCAGCTCGGCGAGTTCGGGCGCGACGATCCCGGTGACGATGGAGTGCTGCGAGGAGCGTCTGGGCGCGTCGGAGGAGGTGACGAGTTTCGTGGTGCCTCTGGGCGCGACGATCAACATGGACGGGACGGCGTTGTACCTGGGTGTGTGCGCGGTGTTCATCGCGCAGATCTTCGGTGTGGAGCTGACGCTGGCGGACAATCTGGTGATCGTGCTGACGGCGACGCTGGCGTCGATCGGGACGGCGGCGGTGCCGGGCGCGGGTGTGATCATGATGGTGATCGTGCTGCAGGCGGTGGGTCTGCCTCTGGAGGGGATCGCGGTGATTCTGGGCGTGGACCGGATTCTGGACATGTGCCGGACGTCGTGCAACGTGACGGGCGACTGCATGGTGACGGCGGTGGTGGCGGCGTCGGAGGGTGGGTTGAAGAGGGCGGACGAGGTGTAG
- a CDS encoding ABC transporter permease: protein MKTRPLPLMLTALSLVVLNVVVCAFLLVQGYVLASGVVGVLASLVVLGMFVFAMVRHQDVPWVATAGQYASGLTLALACLGVCVLMDWPDGVPVVVGFYVMGLSFFLGVRLIRLLLRSGHPILGVARTLVDESLRMRVPLVFLILMLFLVPSLPLVMDPEERLAYRVASFLSWAMLASSGLLSLLTVFLAVGTVATEFGQKQIYMTLTKPVSRWQYLLGKWLGIVLLNVLLVGISGAGIYTFTRLIASQPALDGRDRMAVDAQVLASRVAIGPEMSSPEAVQNQVRRQLLRLQAEDPAAYGDPVDPNDGEALQRALDRLSPEAVNRIRTIVIGEWLSIGPRSSRVYRFTDLLDARALGGNIQFRVEPNGRGPTPGGMVELRMRLNQRPYFSSVFPDGRIRLSEETFHVLDLPVEAIDDSGVLEIELINNLEGQASVSFSPADGMQLLYRVDTFENNFLRAMLLLWTRLAFTAMASLAAASFLGFPVACLLALLIYFGAATSAFLNEALVWFSDKPPADAGVVEVLLWYPAVIVAKLSEGEIVDAIKIVIRAIGLMFMSLVPSFSDYTANEPIAKGLHVGWGVVGMAFLWVSGIWTAVVFVAGYVMLRNREPAEVIV from the coding sequence ATGAAGACCCGTCCCCTTCCCCTGATGCTGACGGCCTTGAGCCTCGTCGTGTTGAACGTCGTGGTGTGTGCTTTTTTGCTGGTGCAGGGTTACGTGCTGGCGTCGGGCGTGGTGGGTGTTCTGGCGTCGCTGGTGGTTCTGGGGATGTTTGTGTTCGCGATGGTTCGTCACCAGGACGTTCCGTGGGTGGCGACGGCGGGTCAGTACGCGAGCGGGTTGACGTTGGCGTTGGCGTGTCTGGGTGTGTGTGTGCTGATGGACTGGCCGGACGGCGTTCCGGTGGTTGTCGGTTTTTACGTGATGGGTCTGAGTTTTTTCCTGGGGGTGCGTTTGATTCGGCTGTTGCTGCGGTCGGGTCATCCGATCCTGGGCGTGGCGCGGACGCTGGTGGACGAGTCGCTTCGGATGCGTGTGCCGCTGGTGTTTCTGATTCTGATGCTGTTTCTGGTGCCGAGTCTGCCGCTGGTGATGGACCCGGAGGAGCGTCTGGCGTACCGGGTGGCGAGTTTTCTGAGCTGGGCGATGCTGGCGTCGTCGGGTTTGCTGAGTCTGCTGACGGTGTTTCTGGCGGTGGGGACGGTGGCGACGGAGTTTGGTCAGAAGCAGATTTACATGACGCTGACCAAGCCGGTGTCGCGTTGGCAGTATCTGCTGGGCAAGTGGCTGGGGATCGTGCTGCTGAACGTGTTGCTGGTGGGGATTTCGGGTGCGGGGATTTACACGTTCACGCGTCTGATTGCGAGTCAGCCGGCGTTGGATGGTCGTGACCGGATGGCGGTGGATGCTCAGGTGCTGGCGTCGCGGGTGGCGATCGGTCCTGAGATGTCGAGTCCGGAGGCGGTGCAGAATCAGGTGAGGCGTCAGCTGCTTCGTTTGCAGGCGGAGGACCCGGCGGCGTATGGGGATCCGGTGGACCCGAATGACGGGGAGGCGTTGCAGCGTGCGTTGGATCGTTTGTCGCCTGAGGCGGTGAATCGGATCCGGACGATCGTGATTGGGGAGTGGTTGTCGATCGGTCCGCGGAGCAGCCGTGTGTATCGGTTTACGGATCTGCTGGACGCGCGGGCGTTGGGGGGGAACATCCAGTTCCGCGTGGAGCCGAACGGTCGCGGGCCGACGCCTGGGGGCATGGTGGAGCTGCGTATGCGGCTGAACCAGCGGCCTTATTTCAGTTCGGTGTTCCCGGACGGCCGTATCCGTCTTTCGGAGGAGACGTTTCACGTTCTGGATCTTCCGGTGGAGGCGATCGACGATTCGGGTGTGCTTGAGATCGAGTTGATCAACAACCTGGAGGGTCAGGCGTCGGTGAGTTTCAGCCCGGCGGACGGGATGCAGCTGCTTTACCGGGTGGACACGTTCGAGAACAATTTTCTGCGTGCGATGTTGTTGTTGTGGACGCGTCTGGCGTTTACCGCGATGGCGTCGCTGGCGGCGGCGTCGTTTCTGGGGTTCCCGGTGGCGTGTCTGCTGGCGTTGCTGATTTATTTTGGTGCGGCGACCTCGGCGTTTCTGAATGAGGCGTTGGTGTGGTTCTCGGACAAGCCGCCTGCGGACGCGGGCGTGGTGGAGGTGCTGCTTTGGTACCCGGCGGTGATCGTGGCGAAGCTGTCGGAGGGTGAGATTGTTGATGCGATCAAGATCGTGATCCGAGCGATCGGTCTGATGTTTATGTCGCTGGTGCCTTCGTTCAGCGATTACACGGCGAACGAGCCGATCGCGAAGGGGTTGCACGTGGGCTGGGGTGTGGTGGGGATGGCGTTTTTGTGGGTGAGCGGGATCTGGACGGCGGTGGTGTTTGTTGCGGGTTATGTGATGCTGCGCAACCGCGAGCCTGCCGAGGTGATTGTGTGA
- a CDS encoding SPFH domain-containing protein, protein MNDTRDPLTELEPTQPAVEAADSMDAQELDAAQQSLADAMQVSFRLLTVIMVCLVLFYIFGSGWFQVSEQEKAVRLFFGEIAGDQSQQVLEPGWKPNWPYPVGENVRIPTAPRTIMIDKAFWFEVTERDQGKTLDEMAGGAGPLNPELDGALITGDANVVHAQFEASYRIGDGPSDPINYVTNVGDVALADALVRSAAESGIIRAVAEVEADDAVRGRINQNRAKLYANEILDGLATGIEITTLPAKRTTMPLSVLAAYRQVNDAESERANLINQARQEATQILRDTAGPGADGLFRLIQDFELAQSAGDAERAAELQALLDRSLTDQRLPEAYGGEPIVGEVRSTLNGALAFRTQEVEQIRTEVQRFESLLEMHGEVPAIVENRVRENARRAILGGEDNEAFWLAPGEIRIQVNRDPDVQRRVDERRLQAIQEQSNERREVIR, encoded by the coding sequence ATGAACGATACGCGTGACCCACTGACCGAGCTTGAGCCGACGCAGCCTGCTGTTGAGGCGGCGGACTCGATGGATGCTCAGGAGCTGGATGCGGCGCAGCAGTCGCTGGCTGACGCGATGCAGGTGAGTTTTCGTCTGCTGACCGTGATCATGGTGTGCCTGGTGCTGTTTTACATTTTCGGGTCCGGCTGGTTCCAGGTGTCGGAGCAGGAGAAGGCGGTTCGTCTGTTCTTCGGCGAGATCGCGGGGGATCAGAGCCAGCAGGTTCTGGAGCCGGGCTGGAAGCCGAATTGGCCTTACCCGGTGGGCGAGAACGTGCGTATCCCGACGGCGCCGCGGACGATCATGATTGACAAGGCGTTCTGGTTCGAGGTGACCGAGCGTGATCAGGGCAAGACGCTTGACGAGATGGCGGGTGGTGCGGGTCCGTTGAACCCGGAGCTGGACGGGGCGTTGATCACGGGTGACGCGAACGTGGTGCACGCGCAGTTTGAGGCGTCGTACCGGATCGGTGACGGGCCGAGTGATCCGATCAATTACGTGACGAACGTGGGTGATGTGGCGTTGGCGGATGCGTTGGTGCGTTCGGCGGCGGAGTCGGGGATTATCCGTGCGGTGGCGGAGGTTGAGGCGGACGACGCGGTGCGTGGCCGTATCAACCAGAACCGTGCGAAGCTGTACGCGAACGAGATTCTGGACGGGTTGGCGACGGGGATCGAGATCACGACGCTTCCTGCGAAGCGGACGACGATGCCCTTGTCGGTGCTGGCGGCTTATCGTCAGGTGAATGATGCGGAGTCGGAGCGAGCGAACCTGATCAACCAGGCGCGTCAGGAGGCGACGCAGATTCTTCGTGACACGGCGGGTCCGGGCGCGGACGGGTTGTTCCGTCTGATCCAGGACTTTGAGCTGGCGCAGTCGGCGGGTGATGCGGAGCGAGCGGCTGAACTTCAGGCGTTGCTGGACCGGTCGCTGACGGATCAGCGTCTGCCTGAGGCGTATGGCGGCGAGCCGATCGTGGGCGAGGTGCGTTCGACGCTGAACGGGGCGTTGGCGTTCCGGACGCAGGAGGTGGAGCAGATCCGCACGGAGGTTCAGCGGTTTGAGTCGCTTTTGGAGATGCATGGCGAGGTGCCTGCGATCGTGGAGAACCGTGTGCGTGAGAACGCACGGCGTGCGATTCTGGGCGGCGAGGACAACGAGGCGTTCTGGCTGGCTCCGGGCGAGATCCGTATTCAGGTGAATCGTGACCCGGATGTTCAGCGGCGTGTTGACGAGCGGCGTCTGCAGGCGATTCAGGAGCAGAGCAACGAGCGTCGCGAGGTGATCCGATAG
- a CDS encoding rhomboid family intramembrane serine protease: MLLPLKTDRPQRRTPVVNYTLIGLSVLAFLLTGTQLQQAVDTEPYRFVAQFFLWPESARLSQFITYQFLHADWLHLTGNMVFLYVFGNLVEDRLGKIAYLFFYLSGGVIAGLGHTLTDTAPVLGASGSVAAVTGAYLALFPQSTVTILYILVIIGTFEVSGMALILFRVAQDILFQLNGIGEVAYMAHIAGYFYGFVISMALLMTRLLKREPYDMLALIAQKRRRSEFRKLARSGYQPWEAQKTETKDTQQPLSEQQQRAQTIRENIASAMSRGDLHQAALRYTDLLTVDEKQTLAIDAQLDVANQLMSDQRHDAAARAYENFLTAYNTYHDRAQVQLLLGLLYARYLSQPQRAKELLAAAEPRLKGDEQTLAQRTLKDLD; encoded by the coding sequence ATGCTCCTACCACTCAAAACCGACCGACCCCAACGACGCACACCCGTCGTCAACTACACCCTGATCGGTCTCTCCGTCCTCGCCTTCCTCCTCACAGGCACACAACTCCAACAGGCCGTCGACACCGAACCCTACCGATTCGTCGCCCAGTTCTTCCTCTGGCCCGAATCCGCCCGTCTCTCGCAATTCATCACCTACCAGTTCCTCCACGCCGACTGGCTCCACCTCACCGGCAACATGGTCTTCCTCTACGTCTTCGGCAACCTCGTCGAAGACCGACTCGGCAAAATCGCCTACCTCTTCTTCTACCTCTCAGGCGGCGTCATCGCCGGACTCGGACACACCCTCACCGACACCGCACCCGTCCTCGGCGCCTCCGGGTCCGTCGCCGCCGTCACCGGCGCCTACCTCGCGCTCTTCCCCCAGAGCACCGTCACCATCCTCTACATCCTCGTCATCATCGGGACCTTCGAGGTCTCGGGCATGGCACTCATCCTCTTCCGCGTCGCACAGGACATCCTCTTCCAGCTCAACGGCATCGGCGAGGTCGCCTACATGGCACACATCGCCGGTTACTTCTACGGCTTCGTCATCTCCATGGCACTGCTCATGACCAGACTCCTCAAACGCGAGCCCTACGACATGCTCGCACTCATCGCCCAGAAACGACGACGATCCGAATTCCGAAAACTCGCACGCTCAGGCTACCAGCCCTGGGAAGCACAAAAAACCGAAACCAAAGACACCCAACAACCCCTCTCCGAACAACAACAACGCGCACAGACCATCCGCGAGAACATCGCCAGCGCCATGAGCCGAGGCGACCTCCACCAGGCCGCGCTCCGATACACCGACCTCCTCACCGTCGACGAAAAACAAACCCTCGCCATCGACGCACAACTCGACGTCGCCAACCAGCTCATGAGCGATCAGCGACACGACGCCGCCGCACGCGCCTACGAAAACTTCCTCACCGCCTACAACACCTACCACGACCGCGCCCAGGTCCAGCTCCTCCTCGGACTCCTCTACGCCCGATACCTCAGCCAACCCCAACGCGCCAAAGAACTCCTCGCCGCCGCCGAACCGCGACTCAAAGGCGACGAACAAACCCTCGCACAACGCACCCTCAAAGACCTCGACTAA
- a CDS encoding D-hexose-6-phosphate mutarotase encodes MNESLSSVSDGFAVPGYSLIEGPGGLPVVSLVNDHGVASIALQGATVLSYRPSDEADVLYVSESAVFSDGQPIRGGVPICFPWFGSHGTDAGKPSHGTVRTRAWELVGVHEHNGALTVRLTTREGVLAVAFEVTLGPRLGMSLEVEHTGRSGESEVFEAALHTYLSVGDVSGATVTGLEQTDYLDQLEGRRRLTQGDDPIVFEGEVDRIYLNTSATCVLHDPVFERSVAVDKDGSRSTVVWNPWIEKARRLADLPDDAWQRFVCIETGNIADNAVTLRAGERHRMAAALSVQ; translated from the coding sequence ATGAACGAGTCGCTTTCATCGGTTTCGGATGGCTTCGCGGTGCCCGGCTACAGCCTGATCGAGGGTCCGGGCGGTTTGCCGGTGGTTTCACTGGTGAACGATCATGGTGTGGCCTCGATTGCGTTGCAGGGAGCGACGGTGTTGTCGTACCGGCCGTCGGACGAGGCAGATGTTTTGTATGTATCGGAATCAGCGGTATTTAGCGACGGACAGCCGATTCGTGGGGGGGTTCCGATCTGTTTTCCGTGGTTTGGTTCTCACGGGACGGATGCGGGCAAGCCGTCGCACGGGACGGTACGGACGCGGGCGTGGGAGCTGGTGGGTGTGCACGAGCACAACGGGGCGTTGACGGTGCGTCTGACGACGCGTGAGGGGGTGTTGGCGGTGGCGTTTGAGGTGACGCTTGGGCCTCGGTTGGGGATGTCGCTTGAGGTGGAGCACACGGGGCGTTCGGGTGAGTCGGAGGTGTTTGAGGCGGCGTTGCACACGTATTTGTCGGTGGGTGACGTGTCGGGGGCGACGGTGACGGGGTTGGAGCAGACGGATTACCTGGATCAGCTGGAGGGTCGGCGTCGTTTGACGCAGGGGGATGATCCGATTGTTTTCGAGGGCGAGGTGGACCGGATTTATCTGAACACGTCGGCGACGTGCGTGCTGCACGACCCGGTTTTTGAGCGTTCGGTGGCGGTGGACAAGGATGGTTCGCGTTCGACGGTGGTGTGGAACCCGTGGATCGAGAAGGCGCGTCGTCTGGCGGATCTGCCGGATGATGCGTGGCAGCGTTTTGTGTGTATTGAGACGGGGAACATCGCGGATAACGCGGTGACGCTTCGTGCGGGCGAGCGTCATCGGATGGCGGCGGCGTTGTCGGTGCAGTGA
- a CDS encoding helix-turn-helix transcriptional regulator, protein MPQAWVTIQQAAQALGVSTSTIRRRIARSMLDVRVETDGRKKVRIPADEPTTPDSPEEAIEQLFDPEHAQTFAPGDLLADTAPSDAPEAHRYQRLAGAAVVLAQRQTDEAHDKVRLLNEQNQRLRKLFFTSSAIFASILTLSLLMLWSSSSAAGAAEQQALTLRQKLSDTQIQLNTLTGNLTPNDFNTPPSHHSLSQIPTTP, encoded by the coding sequence GTGCCGCAAGCCTGGGTCACCATCCAACAAGCCGCCCAGGCCCTGGGCGTCAGCACCTCCACCATCCGACGACGCATCGCCCGATCCATGCTCGACGTCCGCGTCGAAACCGACGGCCGAAAGAAAGTCCGGATACCCGCCGACGAGCCCACCACACCCGACTCACCCGAAGAGGCCATCGAGCAACTCTTCGACCCCGAACACGCCCAGACCTTCGCCCCAGGCGACCTCCTCGCCGACACCGCACCCTCCGACGCACCCGAGGCGCACCGATACCAGCGACTCGCCGGCGCCGCCGTCGTCCTCGCTCAGCGACAGACCGACGAGGCCCACGACAAGGTCCGACTCCTCAACGAACAGAACCAGCGACTCCGCAAACTCTTCTTCACCTCCAGCGCCATCTTCGCCTCCATCCTCACCCTCTCCCTCCTCATGCTCTGGTCATCCAGCTCCGCCGCCGGCGCCGCCGAACAACAAGCCCTCACCCTCCGACAGAAACTCTCCGACACCCAGATCCAGCTCAACACCCTCACCGGCAACCTTACCCCCAACGACTTCAACACACCCCCATCACACCACTCCCTCTCCCAAATCCCCACCACACCCTGA
- a CDS encoding ABC transporter ATP-binding protein: MAEAPVSDNQAVIRCLDLTKTFKDFWLRDRVRAVDAIDLDVFRGEVFGLLGPNGSGKSTTIKMILGLLRPTSGQIAVLGKHPEDVSVKRHIGYLPEESYLYRFLTARETLEYYARLFGLNGRQRKTRVDTLLELVGLTHAERRPVGEFSKGMQRKIGLAQALVNDPEILILDEPTTGMDPIATADVKKILLTLKSRGKTVILCSHLLADVESVCDRVSIMFGGRVRAEGPVNELLTDSGKTTLETAHLSESEVQAVEEALRSRGKALDAVRQPRTSLEDLFLDIVKQAEREGLSTSGARSGAEVTGFLAEGAEGGSSADDPDRLIADLVGRQRSEAAEPSDAKRGVEVPPPPGRTDPAMEEATEVLDDLIQQRFEPSAEGGGDASESASEEAKDSDSVDRSLIDDLTQRDKD, translated from the coding sequence ATGGCAGAAGCCCCCGTGAGTGACAACCAGGCGGTGATCCGTTGCCTGGACCTGACCAAGACGTTCAAGGATTTCTGGTTGCGTGACCGTGTTCGTGCGGTGGACGCGATTGATCTGGACGTGTTTCGTGGCGAGGTGTTTGGTCTGCTGGGTCCGAACGGTTCGGGCAAGTCGACGACGATCAAGATGATTCTGGGTCTGCTTCGGCCGACGTCGGGCCAGATCGCGGTGCTGGGCAAGCACCCGGAGGACGTGTCGGTCAAGCGTCACATCGGTTATCTGCCCGAGGAGTCGTACCTGTATCGTTTTCTGACGGCGCGTGAGACGCTGGAGTATTACGCTCGGCTGTTCGGTCTGAATGGTCGTCAGCGGAAGACGCGTGTGGACACGCTGCTGGAGCTGGTGGGATTGACGCACGCGGAGCGTCGTCCGGTGGGCGAATTTTCGAAGGGTATGCAGCGGAAGATCGGTCTGGCGCAGGCGTTGGTGAACGACCCGGAGATTCTGATTCTGGACGAGCCGACGACGGGCATGGACCCGATCGCGACGGCGGACGTGAAGAAGATTCTGCTGACGCTCAAGTCGCGTGGCAAGACGGTGATTCTGTGTTCGCACCTGCTGGCGGACGTGGAGTCGGTGTGCGACCGTGTGTCGATCATGTTTGGTGGTCGGGTTCGTGCGGAGGGCCCGGTGAACGAGTTGCTGACGGACTCGGGCAAGACGACGCTTGAGACGGCGCACCTGTCGGAGTCTGAGGTTCAGGCGGTGGAGGAGGCGTTGCGTTCTCGTGGCAAGGCGTTGGATGCGGTTCGTCAGCCGCGGACGTCGCTTGAGGACCTGTTCCTGGACATCGTGAAGCAGGCGGAGCGTGAGGGTTTGTCGACGAGTGGTGCGCGTTCGGGTGCCGAGGTGACGGGCTTCCTTGCGGAGGGTGCTGAGGGCGGGTCGTCGGCGGATGATCCGGACCGGCTGATCGCGGACCTAGTGGGTCGTCAGCGTTCGGAGGCGGCTGAGCCGTCGGATGCGAAGCGTGGTGTCGAGGTGCCGCCGCCACCCGGTCGCACGGACCCTGCGATGGAGGAGGCGACGGAGGTTCTGGACGATCTGATCCAGCAGCGTTTCGAGCCGTCTGCCGAGGGCGGTGGTGATGCGTCGGAGTCTGCGTCTGAGGAGGCGAAGGATTCGGATTCGGTTGACCGTTCGCTGATCGATGACCTAACGCAGCGCGATAAGGATTAA